A window of the Gossypium hirsutum isolate 1008001.06 chromosome A03, Gossypium_hirsutum_v2.1, whole genome shotgun sequence genome harbors these coding sequences:
- the LOC107948240 gene encoding vacuolar-sorting protein BRO1: MASASSSSATVTNIMLAIYEKKTNSIDLYRPLRQYICFTYSEREAVNLEDDLSTVKTLRSDIERVPDPAPTTRRDLLISYFKALCLIETRFPISSDRDHINSIQFTWFDAFKQKQKAVQQNIHLEKAAILFNLGGVYSQIGLSYDRATVEGRRQASHAFIAAAGSFAFLRDNASTKASMGNSTTVDLSVECAGMLERLMLAQAQECVFENTIAKGSTPGVCAKISRQVGLYYEEALAALNAAPLKDHFEKAWIAHVQLKAALFYAEACYRYGLELHEKEEIAEEIARLRSGVSTLTETKKSSKGAPAQLLDAISKLEVNLNRNLERAMKENDRVYLMRVPSPSSLPPLPAFSMVKSMQMNDVLDASKEKIFASLVPDSSAKALSRYTEMVDDVIRTQAEKLQQGSELTRVRLKEMDLPDSILALEGNFSLPEDLKNEVEKVQASGGPAGLEGELQQLRDLRRVNQELLVQTEELLQKEAAEDAQFRSQFGTRWTRPQSSTLTKTLQERLNKFAANLKQAGESDVRIERSVREHASLMSILNHRPIEAALPSLSRPIMSLDANEDAIVGALKQSLRQLETLGAQRAGLEDMLKEMKRKDDILPKLMTSTGSYEDLFRKEIAKYDHICEEIAQNIEAQEQLLMQIQVQNEEFGAVFNLEDYKASREKCYKQIQAALAKCKEIKENINEGLKFYVTLQDAINNIKQQCSDFVMTRNIQCREMMEDVQRQMAGFNFQDRESTGPYPSVGQPRQNPRSSTQQLTESQSISHPSPQTPYYRPPEQPMQGYGHPPPPYTAPQQPSPYHVPPSTGAPYPPPHAQQHAPVGHEYGQPAYPGWRGPYYNAPAEQSGSHPRPPYTIPNPYHPHQSGYYKQ, encoded by the exons ATGGCCTCCGCGTCCTCCTCCTCGGCGACAGTCACCAACATCATGCTAGCAATCTATGAGAAAAAAACCAATTCCATCGACCTCTACCGCCCTCTCCGCCAATACATATGCTTCACATACTCCGAACGCGAAGCCGTCAACCTCGAAGATGACCTTTCCACCGTCAAAACCCTCCGCTCTGACATCGAACGCGTTCCCGACCCAGCCCCAACAACCCGACGCGACCTCCTCATCTCTTACTTCAAAGCCCTATGCCTAATTGAAACCCGTTTCCCAATTTCCTCCGATAGAGATCacatcaattcaatccaattcacttGGTTTGACGCATTTAAGCAGAAGCAAAAAGCGGTTCAACAAAACATCCATTTAGAAAAAGCCGCCATTTTGTTTAATCTCGGGGGTGTTTATAGTCAGATTGGCTTGTCTTACGATAGGGCTACGGTGGAAGGGAGGAGACAAGCGTCTCATGCGTTTATCGCGGCGGCTGGGTCGTTTGCCTTCCTCAGAGATAATGCGTCGACAAAGGCGTCCATGGGGAACAGTACGACTGTCGATTTGTCTGTGGAGTGTGCTGGGATGTTGGAGAGGTTGATGTTGGCTCAAGCTCAAGAGTGTGTTTTTGAAAATACCATCGCTAAAGGAAGTACTCCTGGAGTTTGCGCCAAGATTTCTAGGcag GTTGGATTATACTATGAGGAAGCTTTAGCCGCATTAAATGCAGCTCCTTTGAAGGACCATTTTGAAAAAGCATGGATTGCACATGTGCAGCTTAAGGCAGCTCTTTTTTATGCAGAAGCTTGCTATAGGTATGGTTTGGAGCTACATGAGAAGGAAGAGATTGCAGAAGAAATTGCCCGTTTGAGGAGTGGAGTTAGTACTTTAACTGAGACAAAGAAATCATCAAAAGGGGCTCCTGCACAGCTTCTGGATGCAATTAGCAAGTTAGAAGTTAATCTTAATCGCAACCTGGAGAGGGCTATGAAGGAAAATGACAGGGTTTATCTTATGAGGGTTCCTTCTCCTAGTTCCTTACCTCCTCTCCCTGCATTTTCGATGGTGAAGTCGATGCAAATGAATGATGTGTTGGATGCAAGCAAGGAGAAGATATTTGCAAGTCTTGTTCCTGACAGCAGTGCAAAGGCTCTTTCCAGGTATACTGAAATGGTTGATGATGTCATCAGGACACAGGCTGAGAAATTGCAGCAAGGAAGTGAGCTAACCCGTGTTAGGCTTAAGGAAATGGACTTGCCAGATTCAATTCTTGCTCTGGAAGGGAATTTTAGTCTTCCAGAAGATCTTAAGAATGAAGTAGAAAAGGTGCAAGCTAGTGGGGGCCCAGCTGGTCTGGAGGGTGAGTTACAACAACTTAGGGATCTAAGGAGGGTCAATCAGGAATTGCTGGTACAGACTGAGGAGCTTTTGCAGAAAGAAGCTGCAGAGGATGCTCAGTTTAGAAGTCAGTTTGGAACACGATGGACCAGGCCACAGTCAAGCACTCTGACAAAGACTTTGCAGGAAAGGTTAAATAAATTTGCTGCTAACTTAAAGCAAGCTGGCGAAAGTGATGTTCGAATTGAGCGTTCAGTGAGAGAGCATGCTTCACTGATGTCAATCCTTAACCACAGACCG ATAGAAGCTGCCCTACCAAGTCTTTCAAGGCCAATAATGTCTTTGGATGCCAATGAAGATGCTATAGTTGGGGCCCTGAAGCAGAGCTTG AGGCAATTAGAGACTCTAGGTGCTCAGAGGGCGGGCCTTGAAGACATGCTTAAAGAGATGAAAAGAAAG GATGACATACTACCTAAGTTGATGACGTCCACCGGCTCCTATGAGGATCTTTTCAGGAAGGAGATAGCGAAGTATGATCACATTTGTGAGGAAATTGCCCAAAACATTGAGGCACAAGAACAATTATTGATGCAAATTCAG GTTCAGAATGAAGAGTTTGGTGCTGTCTTTAATCTTGAAGATTATAAAG CATCACGAGAGAAGTGTTACAAACAAATTCAAGCAGCTTTAGCCAAGTGTAAAGAAATCAAGGAAAATATTAACGAGGGCCTAAAGTTTTATGTTACTCTTCAG GATGCAATCAATAATATCAAGCAGCAATGTAGTGATTTTGTGATGACTCGAAACATCCAGTGTCGAGAAATGATGGAAGATGTTCAAAGGCAAATGGCAGGTTTCAACTTCCAGGACCGTGAGAGCACAGGGCCGTACCCTTCAGTTGGACAGCCACGTCAAAATCCAAGATCCAGTACACAGCAACTAACAGAATCTCAGAGTATATCCCATCCTTCACCGCAAACCCCTTATTATAGGCCTCCTGAGCAGCCAATGCAGGGGTATGGTCATCCTCCTCCCCCATATACTGCCCCACAGCAACCATCTCCTTACCATGTTCCCCCATCAACCGGTGCTCCTTATCCTCCCCCACATGCCCAACAACATGCACCCGTTGGCCATGAATACGGCCAACCTGCCTATCCTGGGTGGCGTGGGCCATATTATAATGCCCCTGCAGAGCAATCTGGGTCTCATCCTCGACCTCCATATACCATTCCAAATCCGTATCATCCCCACCAAAGTGGCTATTATAAGCAATGA
- the LOC107948241 gene encoding uncharacterized protein, with amino-acid sequence MTTLQKFKLLATQCGVTQSPTRSPRTSPLLNFRRPKTTLRTLLTRSGSRKSSSCREMVYPQSFFGISGEKKKGDKDLSGRTLKDLFVSSGGGYEEDQGKVVKEEFGGKGDVQVATKLGGVNGLGGEAGSARAGWIGFRHRMVLRKAWRPMLQTIPE; translated from the coding sequence ATGACGACGCTGCAGAAATTCAAGCTATTGGCGACACAATGCGGCGTCACCCAAAGCCCAACACGAAGTCCAAGGACGAGCCCCCTCCTCAACTTCCGCCGCCCTAAAACCACACTCCGAACGCTTCTTACCAGAAGCGGTAGTCGCAAATCGTCAAGTTGCCGGGAAATGGTGTATCCACAGAGTTTCTTCGGCATTTCAGGTGAGAAAAAGAAGGGCGACAAGGATTTAAGTGGTCGCACTTTGAAGGATTTATTCGTATCATCAGGAGGAGGATACGAGGAGGACCAAGGAAAAGTGGTGAAGGAGGAATTTGGCGGGAAGGGCGACGTTCAAGTGGCGACGAAACTTGGCGGTGTGAATGGGTTGGGAGGTGAAGCGGGATCGGCACGGGCAGGGTGGATTGGGTTTAGGCATAGGATGGTGTTGAGGAAGGCTTGGCGTCCCATGCTTCAGACCATCCCTGAGTAA
- the LOC107948237 gene encoding LEAF RUST 10 DISEASE-RESISTANCEUS RECEPTOR-LIKE PROTEIN KINASE-like 1.1 isoform X2 yields MADVMPLLILLLLSQFLILHSAEPCPVSFQCGNLLGDLKFPYTEESRPACGLFVVKDCNGTNPSVQLDRVGQWYRIHKISQADTLTIYDESLVQQLRNRDCSRLSMKNFLPHLPYVTFGPIALCTCKTALNASFLEQVQLNHTACNNYTIYYPPPETCKTHRLSRLCPCSTVRLPLTNTPPKNGTHSFILLTPYVSIKVNVSKPCKECHWGGGTCLGRNRRFSCTKDISNWNGDTFLGRNRRLYCTKGTNTLGLKLGLGIGGSVTVMILIFCIFVVRRRPASSNFLRGKSPSHLSSTSDLENNATVCFGLPIFSYTELVEATNNFEDDKVLGDGGFGTVYFGKLRDGREVAIKRLYQHNYRRHEQFMNEVEILTRLRHKNLVSLYGCTSRRSRELILVYEFVPNGTVADHLHGDHAQSGLPAWPVRMSIAIETATALAYLHASDIIHRDVKTNNILLDENFSVKVADFGLSRLFPNDVTHISTAPQGTPGYVDPEYHQCYQLTEKSDVYSFGVVLIELISSMPAVDINRHRHEINLANLAISKIQKCAFDELIDPNIGYKSCEQVARMTTLVAELAFRCLQQEKELRPSMEEVLEELQRIKSEAYESENVQQEEHSDSEVPMSVGQPPSPPIGDQIVLLKNIQLPPSPVSVADKWISQRTTPNSSE; encoded by the exons ATGGCTGATGTCATGCCCTTGTTGATTTTGCTGCTTCTCTCGCAATTCTTGATTCTTCACTCAGCTGAACCTTGCCCAGTTAGCTTCCAGTGCGGAAATCTTCTTGGTGACTTAAAATTCCCATACACTGAAGAGAGTCGCCCGGCGTGCGGGTTGTTTGTAGTTAAGGATTGCAATGGAACCAATCCGAGTGTGCAGCTAGACCGGGTAGGACAATGGTATCGAATTCATAAAATCTCCCAAGCCGACACCCTTACCATTTACGACGAAAGCCTTGTTCAGCAACTGAGGAACAGGGATTGTAGTCGTCTGTCCATGAAGAATTTTTTACCCCATCTTCCGTATGTCACTTTCGGCCCAATTGCCTTGTGTACATGCAAAACCGCTTTGAATGCTAGTTTTCTAGAACAAGTGCAACTCAACCACACTGCCTGCAACAATTATACCATATACTATCCTCCACCCGAGACATGCAAAACTCATAGATTATCAAGGCTTTGTCCTTGCTCCACTGTTCGGCTCCCTCTTACCAATACTCCACCGAAAAACGGTACTCACTCGTTTATTTTATTAACTCCCTATGTATCTATAAAAGTTAACGTATCTAAGCCTTGTAAGGAGTGTCATTGGGGTGGCGGTACCTGTCTAGGTAGGAACCGGAGGTTTTCCTGTACCAAAGATATATCCAATTGGAATGGCGATACATTTCTAGGTAGGAACCGGAGGCTTTACTGTACCAAAG GAACAAACACATTGGGACTGAAGCTGGGACTAG GAATTGGAGGCTCAGTCACAGTAATGATACTGATATTTTGCATCTTTGTGGTCCGGCGTCGACCTGCCTCTTCAAACTTTCTCAGAGGAAAATCTCCATCCCATCTCTCTTCAACATCGGACCTTGAAAACAACGCTACTGTCTGCTTTGGACTTCCCATCTTCTCCTATACTGAACTTGTGGAAGCCACCAATAATTTTGAAGATGACAAAGTCCTCGGTGATGGTGGCTTTGGGACTGTCTATTTTG GGAAACTCCGAGATGGGCGAGAAGTTGCAATCAAGCGACTCTACCAACACAACTACAGACGCCACGAACAGTTCATGAACGAAGTAGAAATCTTGACCCGCTTGCGCCACAAAAATCTGGTCTCTCTCTATGGTTGCACTTCGCGCCGTAGCCGCGAACTTATCCTTGTTTATGAGTTTGTTCCTAATGGCACCGTTGCCGATCATCTCCATGGTGATCATGCACAGTCCGGTTTGCCTGCATGGCCTGTTCGAATGAGCATCGCAATAGAAACCGCAACTGCATTAGCTTATCTCCATGCCTCTGATATCATACACCGTGATGTTAAGACTAACAACATTCTCCTAGATGAAAATTTTTCTGTCAAAGTAGCAGATTTCGGGCTTTCTCGTTTGTTCCCCAATGATGTCACCCATATCTCCACTGCTCCACAAGGGACCCCTGGCTACGTTGACCCGGAATATCACCAATGTTACCAGCTTACTGAAAAAAGCGATGTTTATAGCTTTGGAGTCGTTCTCATTGAACTCATATCATCAATGCCTGCTGTTGATATCAACAGGCATAGGCATGAAATCAATTTGGCAAATTTAGCAATTAGCAAGATTCAAAAGTGTGCATTTGATGAGTTGATTGACCCTAATATTGGGTACAAATCATGTGAACAAGTTGCAAGGATGACGACTTTGGTTGCAGAGTTGGCTTTTCGATGTTTGCAGCAAGAGAAAGAACTGCGGCCTTCGATGGAAGAGGTTTTGGAGGAACTACAGAGAATAAAAAGTGAAGCTTACGAGTCGGAGAATGTGCAACAGGAGGAACACTCTGATAGTGAGGTGCCGATGAGTGTAGGGCAGCCTCCTTCGCCGCCAATCGGTGATCAGATTGTATTATTGAAAAATATCCAGCTGCCACCTTCTCCAGTTTCTGTGGCAGATAAATGGATTAGCCAGAGAACTACACCTAATTCCagtgaatga
- the LOC107948237 gene encoding LEAF RUST 10 DISEASE-RESISTANCEUS RECEPTOR-LIKE PROTEIN KINASE-like 1.1 isoform X1 — MLIFFPPSSHFPVSQMNQIRSIDLAAPLLPALNLVLFSFIFLPTTAFAVDENFTICSVPRYCGKLNIKFPFFIQGRDDPRCGYPGFEIHCRNNTKPILSLGDGNYSIDDIFYPNQSFLVSRAVRFERDSICNHKIRNISLPNDRYQLPPGNTKIVFLFNCNLTSIPILSPHKISCPAENETNSTLALFHSDPQLKFASENCKERVETPVGCDQGNRLHVEGLLNKGFVLNWIASNCSICEKSGGKCGFDYRTYHFKCFCPDRPHAWHCTPGTNTLGLKLGLGIGGSVTVMILIFCIFVVRRRPASSNFLRGKSPSHLSSTSDLENNATVCFGLPIFSYTELVEATNNFEDDKVLGDGGFGTVYFGKLRDGREVAIKRLYQHNYRRHEQFMNEVEILTRLRHKNLVSLYGCTSRRSRELILVYEFVPNGTVADHLHGDHAQSGLPAWPVRMSIAIETATALAYLHASDIIHRDVKTNNILLDENFSVKVADFGLSRLFPNDVTHISTAPQGTPGYVDPEYHQCYQLTEKSDVYSFGVVLIELISSMPAVDINRHRHEINLANLAISKIQKCAFDELIDPNIGYKSCEQVARMTTLVAELAFRCLQQEKELRPSMEEVLEELQRIKSEAYESENVQQEEHSDSEVPMSVGQPPSPPIGDQIVLLKNIQLPPSPVSVADKWISQRTTPNSSE; from the exons ATGCTTATCTTCTTTCCCCCATCATCACACTTCCCAGTTTCCCAAATGAATCAAATCCGATCCATTGACCTTGCAGCACCTCTCCTCCCGGCATTAAACTTGGTACTCTTCAGTTTCATTTTCCTGCCCACAACAGCTTTTGCAGTGGACGAAAATTTTACCATCTGCAGTGTGCCCAGATATTGTGGTAAGCTAAACATAAAGTTCCCTTTCTTCATCCAGGGGCGGGATGACCCGAGATGCGGTTATCCAGGATTCGAAATCCATTGCAGAAACAACACAAAGCCAATTCTCAGCTTGGGTGATGGCAACTATAGCATCGATGACATCTtttatcccaaccaatctttcctCGTTTCCAGAGCTGTTCGTTTTGAGAGAGATTCCATTTGTAACCATAAAATCCGAAACATATCCTTGCCTAATGACCGCTACCAGCTTCCTCCCGGGAATACAAAAATAGTTTTTCTCTTTAATTGCAACTTAACCTCCATCCCGATACTTTCACCGCACAAGATTAGTTGTCCTGCTGAGAATGAAACTAATTCAACGTTGGCACTGTTCCATAGCGATCCGCAGCTGAAGTTTGCTTCAGAAAATTGCAAGGAAAGGGTAGAGACGCCTGTGGGTTGTGACCAAGGAAATAGATTACATGTTGAAGGTCTACTGAATAAAGGGTTTGTGTTGAACTGGATAGCGAGCAACTGCAGCATTTGCGAGAAGTCTGGTGGCAAGTGTGGATTCGATTATCGTACCTACCATTTCAAGTGCTTTTGCCCCGACAGGCCTCACGCTTGGCACTGTACTCCTG GAACAAACACATTGGGACTGAAGCTGGGACTAG GAATTGGAGGCTCAGTCACAGTAATGATACTGATATTTTGCATCTTTGTGGTCCGGCGTCGACCTGCCTCTTCAAACTTTCTCAGAGGAAAATCTCCATCCCATCTCTCTTCAACATCGGACCTTGAAAACAACGCTACTGTCTGCTTTGGACTTCCCATCTTCTCCTATACTGAACTTGTGGAAGCCACCAATAATTTTGAAGATGACAAAGTCCTCGGTGATGGTGGCTTTGGGACTGTCTATTTTG GGAAACTCCGAGATGGGCGAGAAGTTGCAATCAAGCGACTCTACCAACACAACTACAGACGCCACGAACAGTTCATGAACGAAGTAGAAATCTTGACCCGCTTGCGCCACAAAAATCTGGTCTCTCTCTATGGTTGCACTTCGCGCCGTAGCCGCGAACTTATCCTTGTTTATGAGTTTGTTCCTAATGGCACCGTTGCCGATCATCTCCATGGTGATCATGCACAGTCCGGTTTGCCTGCATGGCCTGTTCGAATGAGCATCGCAATAGAAACCGCAACTGCATTAGCTTATCTCCATGCCTCTGATATCATACACCGTGATGTTAAGACTAACAACATTCTCCTAGATGAAAATTTTTCTGTCAAAGTAGCAGATTTCGGGCTTTCTCGTTTGTTCCCCAATGATGTCACCCATATCTCCACTGCTCCACAAGGGACCCCTGGCTACGTTGACCCGGAATATCACCAATGTTACCAGCTTACTGAAAAAAGCGATGTTTATAGCTTTGGAGTCGTTCTCATTGAACTCATATCATCAATGCCTGCTGTTGATATCAACAGGCATAGGCATGAAATCAATTTGGCAAATTTAGCAATTAGCAAGATTCAAAAGTGTGCATTTGATGAGTTGATTGACCCTAATATTGGGTACAAATCATGTGAACAAGTTGCAAGGATGACGACTTTGGTTGCAGAGTTGGCTTTTCGATGTTTGCAGCAAGAGAAAGAACTGCGGCCTTCGATGGAAGAGGTTTTGGAGGAACTACAGAGAATAAAAAGTGAAGCTTACGAGTCGGAGAATGTGCAACAGGAGGAACACTCTGATAGTGAGGTGCCGATGAGTGTAGGGCAGCCTCCTTCGCCGCCAATCGGTGATCAGATTGTATTATTGAAAAATATCCAGCTGCCACCTTCTCCAGTTTCTGTGGCAGATAAATGGATTAGCCAGAGAACTACACCTAATTCCagtgaatga